Proteins encoded in a region of the Clostridium beijerinckii genome:
- the pheS gene encoding phenylalanine--tRNA ligase subunit alpha → MKEKLKELQELALSKIEAVKTSSELEEIRVKFLGKKGELTTILRGMGNLSPEERPIVGKLVNEAKAVVEEKLESVLKAIKDKEKAEKLAGETIDISLPGRKKVIGKRHPLDLTLQSMEEIFVSMGFTIEDGPEVEYDHYNFEALNIPKDHPARSEQDTLYINDNIVLRTQTSPIQVRTMENQKPPIKMISPGKVYRSDSVDATHSPIFYQMEGLVIDKGVTFADLKGTLELFAKKMFGDKVQTKFRPHHFPFTEPSAEMDATCFVCGGEGCRVCKGSGWIELLGCGMVHPNVLRNCGLDPEVYSGFAFGFGVDRMVMLKYGIDDIRLLYESDMRFLNQF, encoded by the coding sequence ATGAAAGAAAAACTTAAAGAATTACAAGAACTTGCGTTAAGCAAAATTGAAGCTGTTAAAACTAGCAGCGAATTAGAAGAAATTAGAGTTAAGTTCTTAGGGAAAAAAGGGGAGCTTACTACAATATTAAGAGGTATGGGGAATCTTTCTCCAGAAGAAAGACCTATTGTAGGAAAATTGGTTAATGAAGCTAAAGCTGTTGTTGAAGAAAAATTAGAAAGCGTATTAAAGGCTATTAAAGATAAAGAAAAGGCTGAAAAGCTTGCAGGTGAAACTATAGATATTTCTCTTCCAGGAAGAAAGAAAGTTATAGGAAAGAGGCATCCGTTAGATTTGACTCTTCAAAGCATGGAAGAAATTTTCGTTTCAATGGGGTTCACAATTGAAGATGGACCTGAAGTTGAATATGATCATTATAATTTTGAAGCTCTAAATATACCTAAGGATCATCCGGCTAGAAGTGAACAGGATACTTTATATATAAATGATAATATAGTACTTAGAACTCAGACTTCACCAATTCAAGTTAGAACTATGGAAAATCAAAAGCCACCAATAAAGATGATTTCCCCTGGTAAAGTATATAGATCAGATTCAGTAGATGCTACACATTCACCTATATTCTATCAAATGGAAGGATTAGTTATAGATAAGGGAGTTACATTTGCTGATTTAAAAGGAACATTAGAATTATTTGCAAAAAAAATGTTTGGAGACAAGGTTCAAACTAAATTCAGACCACATCACTTCCCATTTACAGAGCCATCTGCTGAAATGGATGCAACATGCTTTGTATGTGGCGGTGAAGGTTGTAGAGTATGTAAAGGCAGCGGTTGGATAGAACTTTTAGGCTGTGGAATGGTTCATCCAAATGTTCTTAGAAACTGTGGCCTTGATCCAGAAGTTTATAGTGGATTTGCTTTTGGTTTTGGTGTTGACAGAATGGTAATGCTAAAGTATGGAATAGATGATATAAGATTATTATATGAAAGTGATATGAGATTCTTAAATCAATTCTAA
- the ytxC gene encoding putative sporulation protein YtxC, which translates to MLILKLAYSEDLTFSHDLQELKELLKKKEILIGFVESIEGKTHIIKIICEENCYNEKVKEIINLYVSNILYRIVIDNYRKKEMFEFITDNYFFLKQSEILEVEDQILKVLKYEEVDANEDTIFCLNKINSMVEKIRDCISEKQEINIDGFITFRMRKLREDIEKVIDKVVERYMVEKEYKEFIKLLKYFVEIQECKIEEINIIVEDNNYIVRDKEGKDLYYDFFSEIATDQNKAELNMEDILISGLITSAPENINIYGKEKCSNKEFIDTIQNVFGDKVHFYEANSDYNKIGQIIAKKY; encoded by the coding sequence ATGCTTATTTTAAAATTAGCTTATAGTGAAGACTTGACTTTTTCCCATGACCTGCAAGAGCTAAAAGAGCTACTAAAGAAGAAGGAGATTTTAATAGGATTTGTTGAAAGTATAGAAGGAAAAACTCATATAATAAAGATAATTTGTGAAGAAAATTGTTATAATGAAAAAGTAAAAGAGATTATTAACTTATATGTTAGTAATATTTTATATAGAATAGTTATTGATAATTATAGAAAAAAGGAAATGTTTGAATTTATAACGGATAATTATTTTTTCTTAAAGCAATCTGAAATATTAGAGGTTGAAGATCAAATACTAAAGGTGTTAAAGTATGAAGAAGTAGATGCAAATGAGGATACTATATTTTGTTTAAATAAAATTAATTCTATGGTAGAAAAGATTAGAGACTGCATAAGTGAAAAACAAGAGATTAATATAGATGGATTTATAACTTTTAGGATGAGAAAATTAAGAGAGGATATAGAAAAAGTTATAGATAAAGTAGTAGAAAGATATATGGTGGAAAAAGAATATAAAGAATTTATAAAACTACTAAAGTACTTTGTAGAAATACAGGAATGCAAAATAGAAGAAATAAATATAATAGTAGAAGATAATAATTATATAGTAAGGGATAAGGAAGGAAAAGATTTATATTACGATTTTTTCAGTGAAATCGCAACAGATCAAAATAAAGCTGAATTAAATATGGAAGATATATTAATTAGCGGACTAATAACAAGTGCACCTGAAAATATAAATATTTATGGAAAAGAAAAATGTAGCAATAAAGAATTTATAGATACTATTCAAAATGTATTTGGAGATAAGGTTCATTTTTATGAAGCAAATAGCGACTATAATAAAATTGGTCAAATAATTGCAAAAAAATATTGA
- a CDS encoding alpha/beta fold hydrolase: MSEGLIGSYWGVNLESKVISQSSTTLAVLMPGIGYTLDRPLLDYSKKLALELGYDVLSLEYGFQIARKNLLVEKELKHLINESICIFKSALKGNYTKIVFISKSIGTIVHTLLCDEISGYEVKHIYLTPIDNTLKVGIKEKSLVITGTDDSLINKESIEEIKRINGVEMIEIEGADHSLNISNDILRSIDVIHKVIEAEKKYLI; the protein is encoded by the coding sequence GTTCTTATTGGGGAGTTAATTTAGAAAGTAAAGTAATAAGCCAATCTAGTACGACACTAGCTGTTTTGATGCCAGGAATTGGCTATACCTTAGATAGGCCTCTTTTAGATTATTCGAAGAAATTAGCTTTAGAGTTAGGTTATGATGTTCTTTCTTTAGAATATGGTTTTCAAATTGCAAGAAAAAACTTGCTTGTAGAAAAGGAGCTTAAGCACTTAATAAACGAATCTATATGTATCTTTAAATCAGCATTAAAAGGTAATTACACCAAGATAGTATTCATATCTAAAAGCATAGGAACTATTGTACATACTCTGCTTTGTGATGAGATTAGCGGTTATGAAGTTAAGCATATTTACTTAACTCCTATAGATAATACTTTAAAAGTTGGAATAAAGGAAAAATCACTGGTGATAACTGGAACGGACGATTCGTTAATAAATAAAGAATCTATTGAAGAAATAAAAAGAATTAATGGTGTAGAGATGATTGAAATAGAAGGGGCCGATCATTCGCTAAATATAAGTAATGATATATTGAGAAGCATAGATGTTATTCATAAAGTAATTGAGGCTGAAAAGAAATACTTAATATAA
- the rpmI gene encoding 50S ribosomal protein L35 has translation MPKMKTHRGAAKRFRKTGTGKLKRAKAFKSHILTKKSSKTKRNLRKAGYVSDSQVKVMKKLLPYL, from the coding sequence ATGCCAAAAATGAAGACTCATAGAGGAGCAGCAAAAAGATTCAGAAAGACAGGTACAGGAAAACTTAAGAGAGCTAAGGCGTTTAAGAGCCATATCTTAACAAAGAAGAGTTCAAAAACTAAGAGAAATCTTAGAAAAGCTGGATATGTTTCAGATTCACAAGTAAAAGTAATGAAGAAATTATTACCATACCTATAA
- the rplT gene encoding 50S ribosomal protein L20: protein MARVKRAKNSRKNHKKVLKLAKGYYGGKSKLYKTANESVIRALRNSYVGRKNKKRDYRSLWIARINAATRMNNLSYSKFMNGIKLAGIDINRKMLSEIAINDPKAFTELVEVAKKQLNA, encoded by the coding sequence ATGGCAAGAGTAAAGAGAGCGAAGAATTCTCGTAAAAATCATAAAAAAGTTTTAAAACTTGCAAAAGGATACTACGGTGGAAAAAGTAAGTTATATAAAACTGCTAATGAATCAGTAATAAGAGCATTAAGAAATTCTTATGTTGGAAGAAAGAATAAGAAGAGAGATTATAGAAGTTTATGGATAGCTAGAATTAACGCAGCTACAAGAATGAACAACTTATCATATTCTAAATTCATGAATGGAATCAAATTAGCTGGAATAGACATCAACAGAAAGATGTTATCTGAAATAGCTATAAATGATCCAAAAGCATTTACTGAATTAGTAGAAGTTGCTAAGAAACAATTAAATGCTTAG
- a CDS encoding YjdF family protein, translating to MITIIKLTVLFDDPFWIGVFESIENGEYKVCKVTFGSEPKDEEVYELILKKFYRLNFSLPVLSDDFKSPAKPNPKRLQRSIRKEVNVKGIGTKAQIAMQLQHEQSKIVRKQKSKEQNEQEEQRKFELRKKKKLEKHKGH from the coding sequence ATGATAACAATAATTAAATTAACAGTTCTTTTTGATGATCCATTTTGGATTGGTGTCTTTGAAAGTATTGAAAACGGCGAATATAAGGTATGCAAAGTTACCTTCGGCTCAGAGCCAAAAGACGAGGAAGTTTACGAGCTCATACTGAAAAAATTCTATCGTCTAAATTTTAGTTTGCCAGTATTGTCTGATGACTTTAAATCACCAGCAAAACCTAATCCTAAAAGGCTTCAACGAAGCATTAGAAAAGAGGTTAATGTTAAAGGCATAGGAACCAAAGCCCAAATAGCAATGCAATTACAGCATGAACAAAGCAAAATTGTACGCAAACAAAAATCAAAAGAACAAAATGAGCAAGAAGAACAAAGAAAGTTCGAGTTAAGAAAAAAGAAAAAGCTTGAAAAGCATAAAGGGCATTAA
- the infC gene encoding translation initiation factor IF-3, with the protein MPSFYYVCNFSEVKNINKDFSINEEIREKELRVIGSDGEQLGVISSSEARRLAEEKEMDLVMISPNAKPPVCKIMDFGKYIYEQSKKEKEAKKKQKIVSIKEIRVSLTIEEHDIDIKAKNARKFLLEGDKVKISVRFRGREMELGHIGQKILDNFASKLEDVCLIEKRPKREGRSMTMVLGPKKA; encoded by the coding sequence ATGCCGTCTTTTTATTATGTATGTAATTTTTCGGAGGTGAAAAATATTAATAAAGATTTTTCTATTAATGAAGAAATAAGAGAAAAAGAACTTAGAGTAATTGGAAGTGATGGGGAACAATTAGGTGTTATCTCATCAAGTGAAGCAAGAAGACTTGCTGAAGAAAAAGAAATGGACTTAGTTATGATTTCCCCAAATGCGAAGCCACCAGTTTGTAAGATTATGGACTTTGGTAAGTATATATATGAGCAATCAAAAAAGGAAAAAGAAGCTAAGAAAAAACAAAAAATAGTAAGTATTAAAGAAATAAGAGTAAGTCTAACTATTGAGGAACATGATATTGACATAAAAGCAAAAAATGCTAGAAAGTTCCTATTAGAAGGAGATAAAGTTAAAATCAGTGTTAGATTTAGAGGTAGAGAAATGGAACTTGGTCATATAGGACAAAAGATTCTTGATAATTTTGCATCTAAATTAGAAGACGTCTGCCTAATAGAGAAAAGACCTAAAAGAGAAGGCAGAAGTATGACAATGGTTTTAGGGCCTAAAAAGGCATAA
- a CDS encoding TrmH family RNA methyltransferase: MIYIESKENNLFKNTKKLKERKNRTKTSRYIIEGFRLVQEAFKAKVDVDYLIVTEDARDKVDEFLSEYINDEIKIYEISGNLFKELISTENPQGILAVIKMNTMESKLDGDFYLLCDKVQDPGNLGTIIRTAHAAGVQEIILTKGTVDIYNEKTIRSTMGSIFYIPIHYDDENLSLVKDLKGKGFNLVVTSLDTDKNFFQADLRGRVLLTVGNEGNGVSTEVLEMADTKVKIPMPGNAESLNVAVASSVIMYEKVRQNQL; the protein is encoded by the coding sequence TTGATATATATAGAAAGTAAAGAAAATAATTTATTTAAGAATACAAAAAAGCTTAAAGAAAGAAAAAATAGGACTAAAACAAGTAGGTATATAATTGAAGGATTTAGATTAGTTCAAGAGGCATTTAAGGCAAAGGTCGATGTGGATTACCTAATTGTGACTGAAGATGCACGGGATAAGGTAGACGAATTTTTGAGCGAATATATAAATGATGAAATCAAGATTTATGAGATTTCTGGAAATTTATTTAAAGAGCTTATTTCTACAGAAAATCCTCAAGGAATACTTGCGGTTATAAAAATGAATACAATGGAATCGAAATTAGATGGAGATTTTTACTTGCTTTGTGACAAGGTACAAGATCCAGGGAATCTAGGGACTATAATAAGAACTGCACATGCAGCTGGAGTACAAGAAATTATATTAACAAAGGGTACTGTAGATATATATAATGAAAAGACAATTAGATCCACAATGGGATCTATATTTTATATTCCTATTCATTATGATGATGAGAATCTCTCTTTAGTAAAAGATTTAAAGGGAAAAGGTTTTAATTTAGTAGTAACATCCTTGGATACAGATAAAAATTTCTTTCAAGCAGATTTAAGAGGCAGGGTTCTCTTAACTGTTGGGAATGAAGGAAATGGAGTAAGTACAGAAGTATTGGAGATGGCGGATACTAAAGTTAAGATACCAATGCCAGGCAATGCAGAATCTTTAAATGTAGCAGTAGCTTCATCTGTTATAATGTATGAGAAAGTAAGACAAAATCAATTGTGA
- a CDS encoding DUF6873 family GME fold protein — MHCFVDYRITKEELLSLSKLDLKPILVPKCNDVYDAINGHPDIQLNVLKNDSFNKIIIQQNISEKFKEILKLNDINYIVSKNTLSNTYPNDIILNSLILENYFIHTLKYSDENLLNSQNSKIHIDVPQGYTKCSILPVREKALITSDKGIFNSLKNYDFDILLLPPGDILLPSLNYGFIGGVGGMVSNNKMAFFGDLDSYTWGDQIKKFLFKYDVLPIALRKGKLIDRGSLFTL, encoded by the coding sequence ATGCATTGTTTTGTCGATTATAGAATTACTAAAGAAGAATTACTTAGCCTTTCCAAACTAGACCTAAAACCAATATTAGTCCCTAAATGTAATGATGTTTATGATGCCATAAATGGTCATCCTGATATTCAATTAAATGTACTAAAAAATGATTCATTTAATAAGATAATTATCCAACAAAATATCTCAGAAAAATTCAAAGAGATCCTTAAATTAAACGACATAAATTATATTGTTTCAAAAAACACATTGTCCAATACATATCCAAACGATATTATTTTAAATTCTTTAATTTTAGAAAACTATTTTATACATACTTTAAAATATAGCGATGAAAATCTTTTAAACTCTCAAAATTCAAAAATACACATTGATGTTCCTCAAGGTTACACAAAATGTTCTATTCTCCCTGTTAGAGAAAAAGCCTTAATCACGAGTGATAAAGGGATTTTTAATTCTCTTAAAAATTATGATTTTGACATTCTTCTGCTTCCTCCCGGAGATATACTACTACCTTCACTAAATTATGGTTTTATAGGCGGGGTCGGCGGTATGGTCTCTAATAATAAGATGGCTTTCTTTGGTGATTTAGATAGTTACACATGGGGAGATCAAATAAAGAAATTTCTTTTTAAATATGACGTCTTACCCATTGCACTAAGAAAAGGGAAATTAATAGATCGAGGTAGTCTATTTACCCTATAA
- a CDS encoding GNAT family N-acetyltransferase: MEDLVTDRLLLRTWKEEDYEDLYEYAKSELVGPNAGWMPHKDEDESKKIIKMFIKNDETYAIVLKSENKVIGSIGLHDRKPDNNLLKLNQKEVGYVLNPRYWGKEIVPEAVKSLVDYGFNKLNLELIWCAHFDFNNNSKRVIEKCGFKYKFKKLERLKLLNNKEVTTLYYCIFRTEYKNNLRISQNIMNLHDSDYNKMSKELLE; the protein is encoded by the coding sequence ATGGAGGACTTGGTTACTGATAGATTGCTATTAAGAACATGGAAAGAAGAGGATTACGAGGATTTGTATGAATATGCCAAAAGTGAATTGGTAGGTCCTAACGCTGGTTGGATGCCACATAAAGATGAGGATGAAAGTAAAAAAATAATAAAAATGTTTATTAAAAACGATGAAACATACGCTATAGTTTTAAAATCAGAAAATAAAGTTATTGGTAGCATAGGGCTTCATGATAGAAAGCCTGATAATAATTTGTTGAAACTAAATCAGAAAGAAGTGGGGTATGTTCTTAATCCTAGATACTGGGGAAAAGAAATAGTTCCTGAAGCGGTAAAATCATTAGTGGACTATGGATTTAATAAACTAAACTTAGAATTGATTTGGTGCGCACATTTTGATTTTAACAACAACTCAAAAAGAGTAATTGAAAAGTGCGGATTCAAATATAAATTTAAAAAGTTAGAGAGATTAAAACTTCTGAATAATAAAGAGGTAACCACATTGTATTATTGTATTTTTAGAACTGAGTATAAAAATAACCTAAGAATATCCCAAAATATTATGAATTTACATGATTCTGATTACAATAAAATGTCTAAAGAACTTTTAGAATAA
- the abc-f gene encoding ribosomal protection-like ABC-F family protein — protein MSILTVKNMNHGFGDRAIFEDVSFRLLKGEHVGLIGANGEGKSTFMNIVTGKLMPDEGNVIWSNNVRVGYMDQHAALMKGQSIRDALRDAFKYLFDLEAEMNSLYEKMGDCTEDELNKMLERTAVIQDMLDHNGFYVIDPKVEEVAKGLGLLDLGLDKDVDDLSGGQRTKILLGKLLLQSPDILLLDEPTNYLDEEHIEWLKRYLQSYENAFILISHDVPFINSVVNLIYHVEERRLTRYVGNYDEFQRIYEENKKKLEAAYEKQQKEIARLEDFVARNKANVATANMAKSRQKKLDKMDIIELSKEKPKPEFNFKSARASGKAIFETKDLVIGYDSPLTKPLNLYMERGQKIALVGANGLGKSTLLKSLLGIIKPISGEVHLGDYQYIGYFEQEDRGNNSNTCIEEVWQEFPGYTQYQIRAALAKCGLTTKQLESQIRVLSGGEAAKVRLCKIINNETNILILDEPTNHLDVDAKDELKRALKEYKGTILLVSHEPEFYRDIITETWNCEDWTTKII, from the coding sequence ATGAGCATACTTACTGTTAAAAATATGAATCACGGATTTGGAGATAGAGCTATTTTTGAAGATGTTTCATTTAGATTATTAAAAGGTGAACATGTTGGTCTTATTGGTGCTAATGGAGAAGGTAAATCTACATTTATGAATATAGTAACTGGTAAGCTAATGCCTGATGAAGGGAATGTTATTTGGTCTAATAATGTTAGAGTTGGTTACATGGATCAGCATGCAGCATTAATGAAAGGTCAAAGTATAAGGGATGCCTTAAGAGATGCTTTTAAATATCTTTTTGACCTAGAAGCAGAAATGAATTCTTTATATGAAAAGATGGGGGATTGTACTGAGGATGAGTTAAATAAAATGCTGGAAAGAACTGCTGTAATTCAAGACATGCTTGATCATAACGGATTTTATGTTATTGATCCAAAAGTTGAAGAAGTTGCAAAAGGTCTTGGGCTTTTAGACCTAGGGTTAGATAAAGACGTTGATGATTTATCTGGTGGACAAAGAACCAAAATTCTTCTAGGAAAACTATTATTACAATCTCCTGATATTTTACTTTTAGATGAACCTACAAACTACTTGGATGAAGAACATATCGAATGGCTTAAAAGATATCTTCAATCATATGAAAATGCGTTTATATTAATATCCCATGATGTTCCATTCATAAATTCAGTAGTCAACCTAATTTATCATGTTGAAGAACGAAGACTTACAAGATACGTAGGAAATTATGATGAATTCCAAAGAATATATGAAGAAAATAAAAAGAAGCTTGAAGCTGCTTACGAAAAACAACAAAAAGAAATTGCAAGACTTGAAGATTTCGTAGCAAGAAATAAAGCTAACGTCGCTACTGCAAATATGGCTAAGTCTAGACAAAAGAAGCTAGATAAAATGGATATAATTGAACTTTCAAAAGAAAAACCAAAACCAGAATTCAACTTCAAATCTGCTAGAGCTTCAGGTAAAGCTATTTTTGAAACTAAAGATTTAGTTATAGGTTATGACTCTCCTCTTACAAAACCATTAAATTTATATATGGAAAGAGGACAAAAAATAGCATTGGTTGGAGCTAACGGACTTGGTAAGTCTACTCTTCTAAAAAGTTTACTTGGTATAATAAAACCAATAAGCGGAGAAGTTCATTTAGGTGATTATCAATACATAGGTTATTTTGAACAAGAAGATAGAGGCAATAACAGCAATACTTGTATAGAAGAAGTATGGCAGGAATTCCCTGGATACACTCAATATCAAATAAGAGCTGCTCTTGCCAAATGCGGACTTACAACTAAGCAATTAGAATCACAAATAAGAGTTCTATCTGGTGGTGAGGCTGCAAAAGTTAGACTTTGTAAAATTATAAATAATGAAACTAATATATTAATACTTGACGAGCCTACTAATCACTTAGATGTTGATGCAAAGGATGAGTTGAAAAGAGCGCTTAAAGAATATAAAGGAACAATTTTATTAGTTTCGCATGAACCTGAATTCTATAGAGATATAATAACAGAAACTTGGAATTGTGAAGATTGGACAACTAAGATAATATAG
- the ilvA gene encoding threonine ammonia-lyase gives MMTLDKFEEAYEIVQKVILKTKLVFSDYYSDITGNKVYFKPENMQKTGAYKIRGAYYKISTLSEEDRNKGLVTASAGNHAQGVAYAAKAYNTKAIIVMPTTTPLMKVNRTKAYGAEVILHGDVYDEACNYALKLAEEEGYTFIHPFDDLDVATGQGSIAMEIIKELPTVDIILVPIGGGGLATGVSTLAKLLNPNIRVIGVEPAGANCMQVSLKNGDVTTLPSVDTIADGTAVKTPGSKIFPYIQQNLDDIITIEDHELIGAFLDMLENHKMLVENSGLLTVAALKHLDVKDKKIVSIISGGNMDVITFASLVQHGLIERERICTVSVLLPDKPGELTNVSKVIAEAHGNIIKLDHNQFVSINRNSAVELDITMETFGHDHKEAIIRALKDNGYDPKVIQPKMIYQ, from the coding sequence ATGATGACACTTGATAAATTTGAAGAAGCATATGAAATCGTGCAAAAGGTAATCTTAAAAACCAAGTTAGTATTTAGCGACTATTATTCAGATATTACAGGAAATAAAGTCTACTTTAAGCCTGAAAATATGCAAAAAACAGGGGCGTATAAAATCAGAGGGGCATACTATAAGATTAGCACGCTTTCAGAAGAAGATAGAAACAAAGGTCTTGTGACAGCTTCTGCTGGCAATCATGCTCAAGGGGTAGCTTATGCTGCCAAAGCCTATAACACAAAAGCAATAATTGTAATGCCAACCACTACTCCTCTAATGAAAGTTAATCGTACAAAAGCCTATGGAGCAGAAGTTATTTTACATGGAGATGTTTATGATGAGGCTTGCAATTACGCTTTAAAACTTGCTGAAGAAGAAGGTTATACTTTTATTCATCCTTTTGATGACTTAGACGTAGCAACTGGTCAGGGCTCAATAGCAATGGAAATCATAAAAGAATTGCCAACTGTTGATATAATCCTAGTCCCAATAGGTGGCGGTGGACTTGCTACAGGTGTTTCTACACTTGCAAAACTTCTAAACCCTAATATAAGAGTTATAGGGGTAGAGCCTGCTGGCGCAAACTGCATGCAAGTTTCTTTAAAGAATGGAGATGTAACTACTCTTCCTTCAGTAGATACAATAGCCGATGGTACTGCCGTTAAAACCCCTGGTTCTAAGATTTTTCCATATATACAACAAAATCTAGATGATATCATAACCATTGAGGATCACGAACTTATAGGAGCATTCCTAGATATGCTCGAAAATCACAAAATGCTTGTTGAAAACTCAGGCTTATTAACAGTAGCAGCTTTAAAACATTTAGATGTAAAAGATAAAAAGATTGTATCAATTATAAGCGGTGGTAACATGGACGTAATTACCTTTGCCTCCCTAGTGCAACATGGTTTAATAGAAAGAGAACGTATTTGTACAGTTTCTGTTTTACTTCCAGATAAACCTGGAGAATTAACCAATGTATCTAAGGTAATTGCAGAAGCTCATGGTAATATAATAAAACTTGATCACAATCAATTTGTAAGCATTAATCGTAACAGTGCAGTTGAACTTGATATCACAATGGAAACCTTCGGACATGATCACAAAGAAGCAATCATTAGAGCTCTCAAAGATAACGGATATGATCCTAAAGTTATTCAACCTAAAATGATTTATCAATAA